One window from the genome of Chroococcidiopsis sp. TS-821 encodes:
- a CDS encoding proline--tRNA ligase produces the protein MRLSQMLFVTLREDPAEAEIPSHKLLLRAGYIRRIGSGIYAYLPLMWRVLQKVSQIVREEMNAIGAQECLLPQVQPAELWRESGRWDTYTQAEGIMFALKDRQERELGLGPTHEEVITSIARDTIRSYRQLPQTLYQIQTKFRDEIRPRFGLMRGREFIMKDAYSFNADEASLRETYDDMHRAYSNILRRSGLAFRAVEADSGAIGGSASQEFMVLADAGEDEVLYTEDGKYAANVEKAVSLPPEAEPSPFTTYEKRETPGTPTIDTMCNVLGCSPTQVVKNVLYQVVFDCGLTLLVIVSIRGDQDVNEVKLQNEITRLAPQYGGKTAIALTVPDATMQQKWAAKPLPLGYIAPDIADDYIRTDKQIHPQFLRLVDKTAVDLRNFATGANELGYHVVGANWNEQFKLPENIVDVRKARVGDRAIHNPEQTLQSARGIEIGHIFQLGTKYSAAMGATYTNEQGEEVPLVMGCYGVGVSRLAQAAVEQSYDQDGIIWPVAIAPYHAIVTIPNINNAQQVEVAEKLYQQLNAAGIETLLDDRDERAGVKFKDADLVGIPYRIVTGRSLAEGKVEVVERKSRKSQDIAIDAVVATLKQWIDTALHG, from the coding sequence ATGCGACTGTCTCAAATGCTTTTTGTCACACTACGGGAAGATCCAGCCGAAGCGGAGATTCCCAGCCATAAACTTTTATTGCGTGCAGGTTATATTCGTCGCATCGGTAGCGGTATCTATGCTTACTTACCTTTGATGTGGCGGGTGCTACAGAAAGTTTCGCAAATCGTGCGCGAGGAGATGAATGCGATCGGCGCGCAGGAGTGTTTGTTACCACAAGTACAACCAGCGGAGTTGTGGCGCGAATCAGGGCGTTGGGATACGTATACGCAAGCAGAAGGTATTATGTTTGCGCTCAAGGATCGACAAGAGCGCGAATTAGGTTTAGGGCCAACACATGAAGAGGTTATTACAAGCATAGCTCGCGATACGATCCGCTCGTATCGACAGTTACCACAAACGCTTTATCAAATTCAAACGAAGTTCCGCGATGAAATTCGTCCCCGCTTTGGTTTGATGCGCGGACGCGAGTTTATTATGAAAGATGCTTATTCTTTCAATGCGGATGAAGCCAGCTTGCGAGAAACTTATGATGACATGCACCGTGCATACAGCAATATTTTGCGGCGGAGTGGGTTAGCTTTTCGCGCAGTGGAAGCTGATTCAGGTGCGATTGGTGGTTCAGCTTCGCAAGAATTTATGGTGTTAGCAGATGCAGGAGAAGATGAAGTTCTTTATACCGAAGACGGAAAGTATGCAGCTAATGTAGAAAAAGCTGTGTCGCTACCACCTGAAGCAGAACCATCACCGTTTACAACCTATGAAAAACGCGAAACGCCAGGCACGCCAACGATTGACACAATGTGTAACGTGTTAGGATGTTCCCCTACACAAGTTGTGAAAAATGTGTTGTATCAAGTTGTGTTCGATTGTGGGTTAACGCTACTAGTGATTGTTAGTATCCGAGGCGATCAAGACGTTAATGAAGTGAAGTTGCAAAATGAGATAACTCGCCTTGCTCCGCAGTATGGTGGAAAAACCGCGATCGCGCTCACTGTACCAGACGCAACAATGCAACAAAAATGGGCAGCAAAACCTTTACCGCTAGGATATATCGCCCCTGATATTGCGGATGACTACATTCGTACCGATAAACAAATACACCCGCAGTTTTTGCGGTTAGTTGATAAAACGGCTGTGGATTTGCGCAATTTTGCAACAGGAGCCAACGAATTAGGTTATCACGTCGTTGGAGCAAATTGGAACGAGCAATTTAAACTACCAGAAAATATTGTCGATGTGCGAAAAGCACGCGTCGGCGATCGCGCAATTCATAACCCCGAACAAACCTTACAAAGCGCTAGAGGTATCGAAATCGGACACATTTTTCAATTAGGAACAAAATACTCCGCAGCAATGGGAGCTACCTACACCAACGAACAAGGTGAAGAAGTTCCTTTAGTCATGGGTTGCTATGGTGTGGGAGTTTCGCGCTTGGCACAAGCTGCGGTTGAGCAATCTTATGACCAAGACGGTATTATATGGCCTGTAGCGATCGCGCCTTATCACGCGATTGTAACGATTCCAAACATCAATAATGCGCAACAAGTAGAAGTTGCCGAAAAGCTTTATCAACAACTAAATGCAGCAGGAATCGAGACGCTGCTTGACGATCGCGACGAACGCGCGGGCGTTAAGTTCAAAGATGCAGATCTTGTTGGGATTCCTTATCGCATTGTGACGGGACGATCGCTCGCTGAAGGTAAAGTTGAAGTTGTCGAACGCAAAAGCCGCAAATCACAAGACATCGCGATTGATGCAGTAGTTGCAACGCTGAAGCAGTGGATAGATACTGCACTTCACGGATAA
- a CDS encoding 2Fe-2S iron-sulfur cluster-binding protein: MLKRNSDKIYKVTFVSEAHKLNSTIEVCGDEYILDAAEAQNIELPYACRAGACVVCTGKVLEGSVDQSEHSFLNEKELKAGFVLTCKAYPQSDCIIKTHQEEELFELS; the protein is encoded by the coding sequence ATGTTAAAGAGAAACAGTGACAAAATTTATAAAGTTACGTTTGTTAGCGAAGCACACAAATTAAACAGTACGATTGAAGTTTGCGGCGATGAGTACATTCTTGATGCTGCTGAAGCGCAAAACATTGAATTACCATATGCTTGTCGAGCAGGTGCTTGCGTTGTTTGTACTGGCAAAGTTCTTGAAGGTTCAGTCGATCAGTCAGAGCACTCTTTCTTAAACGAAAAGGAACTTAAAGCTGGTTTCGTTCTTACATGTAAAGCCTATCCTCAATCTGATTGTATTATTAAGACTCACCAAGAAGAGGAATTATTTGAATTGTCTTAA
- a CDS encoding tetratricopeptide repeat protein, which produces MQQSLKFLSQSRWQDIVEIVSVLSAISGSIASVVTQQALFASIPLSLAVALNLANRKQILNEVKHQQSTILHITRENNETQAHISTLTQQLVEVQQQTTTLSQGTNNLQNYTQSLHNEQAKIAQIVSDLQEIENCNQDIRTNPKAENYYNRGSIYQRLGNLQAAIKDYTEAILINPSYAQAYYNRSLIHAELGDKRAALADLREATKFFFEDGNIAGYQAARDFSKKCHDLSLQTKTNNEEKLSVGCLFS; this is translated from the coding sequence ATGCAACAAAGTTTGAAATTTCTATCACAGAGTCGTTGGCAGGACATTGTAGAAATTGTGTCAGTACTGAGCGCGATTAGCGGCTCAATTGCGTCTGTCGTTACTCAACAAGCTTTATTTGCTTCTATTCCGCTGTCTTTAGCGGTAGCGCTCAATCTTGCAAATCGCAAACAAATTTTAAATGAAGTCAAGCACCAGCAAAGTACGATCCTCCACATTACACGAGAAAACAATGAGACCCAAGCTCACATCAGTACGTTAACTCAACAATTAGTAGAAGTACAGCAACAAACTACTACATTAAGCCAAGGTACTAATAACTTACAAAACTATACCCAAAGCCTACACAATGAGCAGGCAAAAATTGCCCAAATAGTTAGCGATTTGCAAGAAATTGAGAATTGTAACCAAGATATTCGTACTAATCCTAAGGCTGAAAACTACTACAATAGAGGTTCGATTTACCAACGTTTAGGAAATCTCCAAGCCGCGATCAAAGATTACACTGAAGCTATTCTTATCAATCCTAGCTATGCCCAAGCTTATTATAATCGAAGCCTTATTCACGCTGAGCTAGGAGATAAAAGGGCAGCCTTAGCAGATTTGCGCGAAGCTACAAAATTCTTTTTTGAAGATGGAAATATTGCAGGCTACCAAGCAGCACGGGACTTTAGCAAGAAGTGTCATGATTTAAGTTTACAAACTAAAACTAATAATGAAGAAAAACTATCTGTAGGGTGCTTGTTTTCTTGA
- a CDS encoding phycobilisome protein: MLTQLARLSIEADGRYAKTEELQFLRSYFQSWEQRVSAYEKIRAAEAQIINRVETKLRTLNPNLFLNAAGDFTEVWRRDIAQLLRYAAAALLFNERDRLREGLLLWHNTIAKSYQFDQTCKATFEVMPEVINQFLTPQEALLLHPILELNLIVLG, from the coding sequence ATGCTAACACAACTAGCCCGCTTAAGTATAGAAGCGGACGGCCGCTATGCCAAAACGGAGGAACTTCAGTTTCTCAGAAGCTATTTTCAATCATGGGAGCAACGCGTGAGTGCTTATGAGAAAATTCGCGCTGCCGAGGCTCAAATTATCAATCGAGTAGAAACGAAATTGCGAACCCTCAACCCTAATTTATTTCTTAATGCTGCTGGAGATTTCACAGAAGTGTGGCGAAGAGACATTGCACAACTACTACGGTATGCGGCAGCTGCTTTGTTATTCAACGAACGCGATCGCCTACGAGAAGGTCTTTTACTTTGGCATAACACCATTGCAAAGTCTTATCAATTTGACCAAACTTGCAAGGCGACATTTGAAGTGATGCCAGAGGTGATTAACCAATTTCTAACTCCCCAAGAAGCACTTCTGTTGCATCCAATTTTAGAACTCAATCTCATTGTACTCGGCTAA
- a CDS encoding 2Fe-2S iron-sulfur cluster-binding protein — protein sequence MTKIVKLEPIALETVVKTNDNLLCGVLTSELNILPECSGRGMCSTCHVYIKSGMESLSPLNRREKRTLEAIATAQPNSRLACQARVIGDGVVVEIPAGMHINAIEDIETLIGRRAEQDILHPLEGKILVEAGKLITRSMISQLKDTRTSVEAYLARTREA from the coding sequence ATGACCAAGATTGTAAAACTAGAACCTATCGCACTAGAGACCGTCGTCAAAACCAATGACAACCTTTTATGTGGAGTACTAACTAGTGAACTAAATATTCTTCCAGAGTGTTCTGGGCGAGGAATGTGTTCTACCTGCCACGTTTACATCAAAAGTGGTATGGAAAGTCTTTCTCCGCTTAACCGCCGAGAAAAGCGGACGTTAGAGGCGATCGCGACAGCACAGCCCAATTCTCGCCTTGCTTGTCAGGCGCGAGTTATTGGTGATGGTGTTGTCGTTGAGATTCCTGCTGGAATGCATATTAATGCGATTGAAGATATTGAAACCCTAATAGGTCGCCGTGCCGAGCAAGACATCCTGCATCCCTTGGAAGGCAAAATTTTAGTAGAAGCTGGCAAGTTGATTACTCGTTCGATGATTAGCCAACTCAAAGACACGCGTACCTCAGTAGAAGCCTACCTTGCCCGTACCCGCGAAGCTTAA
- a CDS encoding V4R domain-containing protein, which translates to MIAITDLLQDERLPGNYFAVDAYIKGDFEAGLIENRRGDRLLALPETLMRAIYTGIEKETGQAASLVLFNCGRWWGKNFYARFVEEVSDYYRKPLAAMEMVEFLQCLKQCWKTHGWGTFDFDMNHYQQGFLVIKIWNSPFAQQPLQAKKPACFLEAGILSAFFSQITGRQLHCVQTSCESLQADCNRFVLGLPERLKPIAAWLDEGHEHEIIMAWLCKGNR; encoded by the coding sequence ATGATTGCTATTACTGATTTACTGCAAGACGAACGCTTACCAGGAAACTACTTTGCTGTTGATGCTTACATTAAGGGTGACTTTGAAGCAGGTTTGATTGAAAACCGTCGCGGCGATCGCCTTTTAGCTTTACCAGAAACTTTGATGCGAGCAATTTATACTGGTATCGAAAAAGAAACAGGTCAAGCCGCGAGTTTAGTACTTTTTAACTGTGGTCGTTGGTGGGGTAAGAACTTTTATGCCCGTTTTGTTGAAGAAGTAAGTGACTACTACCGCAAGCCTTTAGCCGCAATGGAAATGGTAGAGTTTCTGCAATGCCTGAAACAATGCTGGAAAACGCACGGTTGGGGAACTTTTGATTTTGACATGAACCATTACCAGCAAGGATTTTTAGTTATTAAAATTTGGAACTCCCCTTTTGCACAGCAACCTTTACAAGCGAAAAAACCAGCGTGTTTTCTAGAAGCAGGCATACTGAGTGCTTTTTTTAGCCAAATTACTGGACGACAACTCCACTGCGTGCAAACTTCTTGTGAGTCTTTGCAGGCTGATTGTAACCGCTTTGTTTTAGGTTTACCAGAGCGTCTCAAACCAATAGCAGCCTGGTTAGATGAAGGGCACGAGCATGAAATTATTATGGCTTGGCTGTGTAAGGGTAATCGTTGA
- a CDS encoding phycobilisome protein gives MHSEIKSLLYEAEDHYLTLEEITTAKLCIASLQVRLEIYELLRDQEVTIFQPIADQLLVTFAQNQRDLEQALKRWLLVLRYCTMAMLLNNQEFLQQRLLEWLIGIVQAHRTQAIETNICQLLQNQLQEHLNAQQLALLQPFLAQAETTLLKANAVAEL, from the coding sequence ATGCACTCCGAGATTAAAAGTCTACTCTACGAGGCTGAAGACCACTATTTGACTCTAGAGGAGATTACGACTGCCAAGCTTTGTATTGCATCGCTGCAAGTGCGCCTCGAAATCTATGAGCTACTGCGCGATCAAGAAGTCACCATCTTTCAACCAATCGCCGATCAACTTCTGGTAACTTTTGCGCAGAATCAGCGAGATTTAGAGCAAGCTTTGAAACGTTGGCTATTAGTCTTGCGCTACTGCACTATGGCGATGCTGCTCAATAACCAAGAATTTCTTCAGCAAAGACTTTTAGAATGGCTGATTGGTATAGTCCAAGCTCATCGAACACAAGCAATTGAGACAAACATATGTCAACTTTTACAGAATCAGTTGCAAGAACATTTGAATGCGCAACAGTTGGCTTTATTGCAACCTTTTTTAGCGCAAGCTGAGACGACTCTTTTGAAGGCAAACGCTGTGGCTGAATTGTAG
- a CDS encoding V4R domain-containing protein encodes MVVTSINILIDQKDEFAFKVKHFLKQKYPTKHDHYSFDDFFHFHLDTGTVIDWNESRNIFVSEDFIIGLIEGLEEEVGSASTVVMYNIGYEWGSKDANFFQQWFEKEYKKTITETNSAFLLETWWWPFISQGWGNWEVDIRDQKNGFTFINVFDSAVARTLGDVGKPVCHLYAGLFAGFFSEMVKKPLSCIEIQCYSMGETYCKFLLGKQDRIDAATFWQNEGATARDIEMRLQSGERLR; translated from the coding sequence ATGGTTGTTACTTCTATAAATATACTTATTGACCAGAAAGACGAGTTTGCATTCAAAGTAAAGCATTTTCTCAAACAGAAATATCCTACAAAGCATGACCACTATAGTTTTGATGATTTTTTTCATTTTCATCTTGATACAGGAACAGTCATCGATTGGAATGAGTCCCGTAATATTTTTGTTAGTGAAGATTTCATCATTGGTTTGATTGAGGGCTTAGAAGAAGAAGTCGGTAGTGCTTCGACGGTTGTTATGTACAATATTGGCTACGAGTGGGGTAGTAAAGATGCCAATTTTTTCCAACAGTGGTTTGAGAAGGAGTACAAAAAGACAATTACTGAAACGAATTCTGCCTTTCTTTTAGAGACTTGGTGGTGGCCTTTTATTAGCCAGGGTTGGGGAAACTGGGAAGTAGACATACGTGACCAAAAGAATGGATTTACGTTTATCAATGTCTTTGATTCAGCAGTAGCCCGTACACTAGGTGATGTTGGTAAACCTGTGTGTCATCTTTATGCTGGTTTGTTTGCTGGTTTCTTTAGTGAGATGGTGAAAAAACCATTAAGCTGTATTGAAATCCAGTGCTACTCAATGGGAGAAACTTACTGTAAATTCCTACTGGGTAAACAAGATCGTATAGATGCCGCAACCTTTTGGCAGAACGAAGGTGCTACCGCTAGAGATATCGAAATGCGGCTCCAAAGTGGGGAACGACTCAGATGA